A single region of the Saprospiraceae bacterium genome encodes:
- the istB gene encoding IS21-like element helper ATPase IstB, with protein MKNVSLQRMKQLKLIGMANAYEAILGLPINQQPEAHQLLATLLDAEHDNRSNKKMQMFVRLSKLRYQATLPDIDCDQQRNLSKEKLLKLADCSYIQRGENILITGATGCGKSYLACALGHQACVLGHRTLYFNMNRLTEQIALARTDGSLLKWLDRIKKAALIIFDDFGLQPITPAIKLILLQILEDRYEAAATLICSQLPVNKWYEYFDEPTLADAILDRIIPKAHRIDLKGNSLRKPAKSLS; from the coding sequence ATGAAAAATGTATCCCTGCAAAGGATGAAGCAACTCAAATTAATCGGAATGGCCAATGCTTATGAGGCTATATTGGGCTTGCCTATCAACCAGCAACCCGAAGCACATCAACTCTTGGCTACCCTGCTAGATGCAGAGCATGACAACCGGTCTAATAAAAAAATGCAAATGTTTGTAAGACTCAGCAAACTCCGATATCAAGCCACTTTACCTGATATTGATTGCGATCAACAGCGAAATCTAAGTAAAGAAAAACTCCTCAAATTAGCCGATTGCTCCTACATCCAAAGGGGAGAAAATATCCTCATCACCGGGGCAACCGGTTGTGGTAAATCCTATCTGGCATGTGCCCTAGGTCATCAAGCTTGCGTCTTAGGTCACAGAACCCTCTACTTCAACATGAATCGATTAACCGAACAAATTGCCCTGGCAAGAACCGATGGATCACTCCTCAAGTGGTTGGACAGAATTAAAAAAGCAGCACTCATTATCTTTGATGATTTTGGTCTACAACCCATTACACCAGCCATCAAACTGATCCTCTTACAAATACTCGAAGACCGATACGAAGCAGCAGCTACTTTAATCTGCTCACAACTACCCGTCAACAAGTGGTATGAATATTTTGATGAACCTACTTTAGCTGATGCTATTTTGGATAGAATTATTCCTAAAGCACATCGAATAGATTTGAAAGGAAATAGTTTAAGAAAACCAGCAAAAAGTTTATCTTAA
- the istA gene encoding IS21 family transposase: MDQVKSIIKNYLSTRSIKATARQLKISKNTVREYLRRSQAYTEDIGQLLLLDDDQLKVILYGTHTPSQTDRSATLSQQQDYWIKELRRVGVTRQLLWEEYRVEHPDGYGYSQFCEYLKRGIGRKDLTLSLNHVPGQELMVDFSGKKLEWVDLSTGQVHSCEVLVAVFPHSHYAFVIALASQQLAHFVHGLNQALSFFGGLPQVLLSDNLKSYVTRADRYEPTFTQLCEQLAAHYQLDLQATRVGKPKDKASVENAVGVVYNRIYGPLRNEVFSSLAALNEGIREQLDRHNAKAYQKKEGSRQSIFQTYERPQMRDLPSDLFEIKKITRAKIQLNYHVFIGEEKNFYSVPCQYVGQQAQIIYTPKVVEVFLNSERIALHQRLEGRGSYHYQTQEQHMPKHHQEWKKSLGYDAEYFLTQAKLIGPATHWAIQLVLVSRIHQEQSYNSCKGILHLTKKYSKERLEQAALRCQKVSRVSYNMLKRILLLELDQVEEQPAQLKLPLHDNIRGPQQYQ; this comes from the coding sequence ATGGATCAAGTAAAAAGCATTATCAAAAATTATCTGAGTACCCGTTCGATTAAGGCTACGGCCCGTCAACTAAAAATATCGAAGAATACGGTACGCGAGTATCTGCGTCGCAGCCAAGCTTATACGGAGGATATAGGGCAGCTTTTATTGTTAGATGATGATCAACTTAAGGTTATCCTGTATGGCACCCATACGCCTAGCCAAACGGACCGCAGCGCTACCTTATCTCAACAGCAGGACTATTGGATAAAAGAATTACGTCGAGTAGGTGTAACGCGGCAGTTGTTATGGGAAGAATACCGGGTGGAACATCCAGATGGTTATGGTTATAGTCAGTTTTGTGAATATCTAAAAAGAGGGATTGGCCGCAAAGATCTTACGCTGAGTTTGAACCATGTTCCAGGTCAAGAACTGATGGTAGATTTTAGTGGAAAGAAACTTGAGTGGGTAGATCTCAGTACGGGCCAAGTCCATTCATGTGAAGTCCTGGTAGCGGTGTTTCCCCATAGCCATTATGCATTTGTCATTGCCTTGGCTAGTCAACAGCTTGCCCATTTTGTGCATGGTCTGAACCAAGCGCTGTCATTTTTTGGTGGCCTTCCTCAGGTCCTCTTATCGGATAATTTAAAATCTTATGTTACCAGGGCCGATAGATATGAACCCACTTTCACCCAATTATGTGAGCAATTAGCTGCCCACTATCAATTGGACTTACAGGCTACCCGAGTGGGTAAACCCAAGGATAAAGCCAGTGTGGAAAATGCTGTAGGTGTGGTCTATAACCGTATTTATGGCCCTTTAAGAAATGAAGTCTTCTCCAGTTTAGCGGCCCTAAACGAGGGCATTAGAGAACAACTTGATCGGCACAATGCCAAGGCTTATCAAAAAAAAGAAGGGAGTCGACAAAGTATTTTTCAGACCTACGAACGCCCACAAATGAGAGATCTTCCCAGCGATTTATTTGAGATCAAGAAAATAACCCGTGCTAAAATCCAACTCAATTACCATGTTTTTATCGGAGAAGAAAAGAATTTTTACTCCGTTCCCTGCCAGTATGTAGGCCAACAAGCACAGATCATTTATACCCCTAAAGTAGTGGAAGTCTTCCTCAACAGTGAGCGCATTGCCTTGCACCAAAGGTTGGAGGGGCGGGGTAGCTATCATTATCAGACCCAAGAACAGCATATGCCCAAACACCATCAAGAATGGAAAAAAAGTCTGGGTTACGACGCTGAATATTTTTTGACCCAGGCCAAACTAATAGGCCCAGCCACCCACTGGGCTATTCAGTTGGTACTGGTCTCCAGAATCCATCAAGAGCAATCCTACAACAGTTGTAAAGGCATCTTACACCTCACTAAAAAGTACTCTAAGGAACGATTAGAACAAGCCGCACTACGTTGTCAAAAGGTCAGTAGAGTCAGTTATAACATGCTCAAAAGAATCCTGCTCCTTGAATTGGATCAGGTCGAGGAACAACCTGCTCAACTCAAACTACCACTACATGATAATATCCGTGGCCCTCAACAGTATCAATAA